From Paracoccus aminovorans, one genomic window encodes:
- a CDS encoding DUF2793 domain-containing protein translates to MPDTTAHLALPFIMAAQAQKHVTMNEALRLLDGIVQLSVLDRDLTAPPASPAEGDRYIAASGATGAWAGWDRSIAYWIDGAWMRILPSAGWMAWIEDEAQAIVWTGSAWIPVVDAMGFIAQAASVAVAREANGATTGMAVREETLSGLSGASRDSTIVIPNRAIVLGVSVRTVTAVLGASSFDCGINGEPSKFGGSLGVAVGSSNIGVIGPTAFYADTPVRLTANGGSFTGGAVRIAIHYLTCGLPG, encoded by the coding sequence ATGCCTGACACCACAGCGCATCTCGCGCTGCCGTTCATCATGGCCGCGCAGGCCCAGAAGCACGTGACCATGAACGAGGCGCTACGACTGCTCGACGGCATCGTGCAGCTATCCGTTCTCGACCGCGATCTGACCGCGCCGCCGGCAAGTCCGGCCGAAGGCGACCGCTATATCGCAGCCAGTGGCGCGACGGGCGCGTGGGCTGGCTGGGACCGCAGCATCGCCTACTGGATCGACGGCGCCTGGATGCGGATCCTGCCGAGCGCCGGCTGGATGGCCTGGATCGAGGACGAGGCGCAGGCGATCGTCTGGACCGGATCGGCGTGGATCCCGGTTGTGGATGCCATGGGCTTCATCGCGCAGGCAGCCTCGGTCGCCGTGGCGCGGGAGGCAAATGGCGCGACCACCGGCATGGCGGTGCGGGAAGAAACCCTCTCCGGCCTTTCCGGGGCCAGCCGGGACTCGACCATCGTGATCCCCAACCGTGCCATCGTTCTCGGTGTATCCGTGCGGACCGTGACCGCGGTGTTGGGGGCCAGCTCCTTCGACTGCGGCATCAACGGCGAGCCCTCGAAATTCGGCGGTTCGCTCGGTGTGGCCGTGGGCAGCAGCAATATCGGCGTCATCGGGCCGACGGCCTTCTATGCCGACACGCCCGTGCGGCTGACAGCCAATGGCGGCAGCTTCACCGGCGGCGCGGTGCGCATTGCCATCCATTACCTGACCTGCGGCCTGCCGGGTTGA
- a CDS encoding lysozyme encodes MPVAKETIEHVKRWEGLRLEAYPDPGSKDGTPWSIGYGHTSDRFMTVHKGLKITEAQAEAALEHDLGEAEDILRRLVKVPLTDGQRAALTSFVFNIGEGQFAGSTLLRKLNAGDHDAVPDQLARWVYNDGKKMTGLVNRRAAEIGLWSKGSFVSSRTVEAAVPPLVEKLVTPEVLTAAGGALAGLTGTLQGDGPVSFALAALIVMAGAWVLFRLIRRAS; translated from the coding sequence ATGCCTGTGGCGAAAGAAACCATCGAACACGTCAAGCGCTGGGAGGGCCTGCGGCTGGAGGCCTATCCCGATCCCGGCAGCAAGGACGGCACCCCCTGGAGCATCGGTTACGGGCACACCTCGGACCGCTTCATGACAGTCCACAAGGGCCTGAAGATCACCGAGGCACAGGCCGAGGCCGCGCTGGAGCACGATCTGGGCGAGGCCGAGGATATCCTGCGCCGGCTGGTCAAGGTGCCGCTCACCGATGGGCAAAGGGCGGCGCTGACCAGCTTCGTCTTCAACATCGGCGAGGGGCAGTTCGCTGGTTCCACCCTGCTCAGAAAGCTGAATGCCGGCGATCATGATGCCGTGCCCGATCAGCTTGCGCGATGGGTCTATAATGACGGCAAGAAGATGACCGGGCTGGTCAACCGCCGCGCGGCCGAGATCGGCCTGTGGTCGAAGGGCAGTTTTGTCTCGTCGCGCACGGTCGAGGCCGCAGTCCCGCCCCTGGTCGAAAAGCTGGTCACGCCGGAAGTGCTGACAGCGGCGGGCGGCGCGCTTGCCGGGCTGACCGGGACGCTGCAGGGCGACGGGCCGGTCTCCTTCGCGCTGGCAGCGCTGATCGTCATGGCCGGGGCCTGGGTGCTGTTCCGGCTGATCAGGCGGGCCTCGTGA
- a CDS encoding BCCT family transporter: MTQDPQDPQADTSEVEPIPEPEGETEIIQTDYDIGQDNFSGSVALELDIHKVVFTASAVAIMMFTFLTLAFQNDVEPIFVGLRDWLTGNLGWFFLLSGNIFVLVCLGLIVSPLGKIRLGGPDATPDFGYVGWFSMLFAAGMGIGLMFYGVSEPLSHYSAAFGGVSVGEDGARTDWAPLDGAEGDAVEARRLGMAATIFHWGLHPWAIYAVVALALALFSYNKGLPLTLRSAFYPIFGERVWGWPGHIIDILAVLATVFGLATSLGIGAQQAAAGLNFLFGLSTSNSMLILLIILITLVAIVSIIRGLEGGVKVLSEVNMGLAALLLLFIILAGPTLAIFTGFFDNLLAYGRHLPALSMPFGRDDTNFAGGWTAFYWAWWISWSPFVGMFIARVSRGRTVREFLIAVLIVPTLLSVLWMTAMGGTAIGQVVNDGYTAVQDAALELKLFQMLTQLPLTAISSFIGIVLVVVFFITSSDSGSLVIDTIAAGGKTNAPVIQRVFWASFEGAVAIALLLGGGLAALQAMAVSTGLPFTFVLLAACYAVVRGLMNEPR; the protein is encoded by the coding sequence ATGACTCAAGACCCGCAGGATCCGCAGGCCGACACATCCGAGGTCGAACCGATTCCCGAACCGGAAGGCGAGACAGAGATCATTCAGACCGATTATGACATCGGTCAGGACAATTTCAGCGGCTCTGTCGCGCTGGAACTGGACATCCACAAGGTCGTGTTCACGGCCTCTGCCGTCGCGATCATGATGTTCACCTTCCTGACGCTTGCCTTTCAGAACGATGTCGAGCCGATCTTCGTGGGCCTGCGCGACTGGCTGACCGGCAATCTCGGCTGGTTCTTCCTGCTGTCTGGCAACATCTTCGTGCTGGTCTGTCTGGGGCTGATCGTGTCGCCCTTGGGCAAGATCCGCCTGGGCGGGCCGGATGCGACGCCCGATTTCGGCTATGTCGGCTGGTTTTCGATGCTGTTCGCAGCCGGGATGGGCATCGGGCTGATGTTCTATGGCGTGTCGGAACCGCTGTCGCATTATTCGGCGGCCTTTGGGGGTGTTTCGGTCGGTGAAGATGGCGCCCGCACGGACTGGGCGCCGCTGGACGGGGCCGAGGGTGACGCGGTCGAGGCACGCCGGCTGGGCATGGCGGCCACGATCTTCCACTGGGGCCTGCACCCTTGGGCGATCTATGCCGTGGTGGCGCTGGCGCTGGCCCTTTTCAGTTACAACAAGGGTTTGCCTCTGACGCTGCGTTCGGCCTTTTACCCGATCTTTGGGGAACGTGTCTGGGGCTGGCCCGGCCATATCATCGACATTCTGGCGGTGCTTGCGACAGTCTTCGGATTGGCAACCTCACTCGGGATCGGCGCACAGCAGGCTGCGGCAGGGCTGAACTTCCTGTTCGGGCTGAGCACGAGCAATTCGATGCTGATCCTGCTGATCATCTTGATCACGCTGGTGGCCATCGTGTCGATCATCCGGGGGCTTGAAGGTGGGGTGAAGGTGTTGTCCGAGGTAAATATGGGCCTCGCGGCGCTGCTGTTGCTGTTCATCATCCTGGCCGGGCCGACACTGGCAATCTTTACCGGGTTTTTTGACAACTTGCTGGCCTATGGCCGGCACCTGCCAGCGCTGTCGATGCCCTTCGGGCGCGACGACACCAATTTTGCAGGAGGCTGGACGGCCTTCTATTGGGCCTGGTGGATCAGCTGGTCGCCTTTCGTGGGCATGTTCATCGCCCGCGTCAGCCGTGGGCGCACCGTGCGAGAATTCCTGATCGCCGTCCTGATCGTGCCGACATTGCTGTCGGTCCTGTGGATGACCGCGATGGGCGGCACCGCCATCGGGCAGGTTGTCAATGACGGCTATACAGCTGTGCAGGATGCTGCGCTGGAACTGAAGCTGTTCCAGATGCTGACGCAACTGCCGTTGACCGCCATTTCGTCCTTCATCGGCATCGTGCTGGTGGTGGTATTCTTCATCACCTCGTCGGACTCGGGTTCGCTGGTGATCGACACCATCGCGGCAGGTGGCAAGACCAATGCGCCGGTCATCCAGCGCGTGTTCTGGGCCAGCTTCGAAGGCGCGGTCGCCATCGCACTGCTGCTGGGCGGGGGCCTTGCGGCCTTGCAGGCCATGGCGGTGTCCACGGGCCTGCCCTTCACCTTCGTGCTGCTGGCGGCCTGCTATGCCGTCGTGCGCGGGCTGATGAACGAGCCGCGCTGA
- a CDS encoding SLC13 family permease, which produces MTTPQILVFAILATMMVLFLWGQFRHDIVALLALMACVVTGLVPAEDAFSGFGHPAVITVACVLILSQGLQNTGAVDWLSRAVLPARAGRLTSMAALMGLGALLSGFMNNVGAMALLMPVAVQLSGRLALTPGQVLMPLAFSTILGGMTTLIGTPPNLIVSGFRAEAGGSPFSMFDFAPVGVAVAVAGVAFVALAGWRLVPARKAAGAEGFETGTYLTEVRVPEGSKAVGMTLRQFENEIENSETQIVGLVRNEVRMTAPHGGRRIRAEDILILEANVETLAKALSALGIKLEEQGSSSGDQRQEDEPEAKVTDTESGEDKPELRRDEDIVLRELAVLPGSSIVGRSASDLRLRTRYGLNLLAVSREGHPPRARLRTISLRSGDLLLMQGPAEVMADFIDDTGCVPLGERHLRIPDTRLAIIAGAIMLGSVGIVTAGLLPAAAAFTLGVIASMLLRTVPPRQVYTAIDWPVIVLLGALMPVAGAMEVTGAADVLARLLVDTVAQGNAIAALAVVLVTTMFLSDVMNNAATAAVLCPIAMGIAATLGVNSDSYLMAVAIGASCAFLTPIGHQNNTLILGPGGFRFGDYWRLGLPLEVLVVAVSIPLLLIVWPL; this is translated from the coding sequence ATGACGACGCCCCAGATCCTTGTCTTTGCGATCCTGGCCACCATGATGGTCCTATTCCTTTGGGGGCAGTTCCGCCATGACATTGTGGCGCTGCTGGCGCTGATGGCCTGCGTCGTGACGGGGCTTGTCCCCGCCGAAGACGCCTTTTCCGGGTTCGGTCACCCGGCAGTGATCACGGTGGCCTGCGTTCTGATCCTGAGCCAAGGCCTGCAGAATACTGGTGCCGTGGACTGGCTGTCGCGCGCGGTCCTGCCCGCCAGGGCGGGGCGGCTGACCAGCATGGCGGCGCTGATGGGACTAGGCGCGCTGCTGTCGGGGTTCATGAATAACGTAGGCGCCATGGCGCTGCTGATGCCGGTTGCGGTGCAGTTGTCTGGCCGGCTGGCCCTGACGCCGGGCCAGGTGCTGATGCCGCTGGCCTTCAGCACCATCCTGGGCGGCATGACGACGCTGATCGGCACGCCGCCCAACCTGATCGTTTCCGGCTTTCGCGCCGAGGCGGGTGGCAGCCCCTTTTCCATGTTCGACTTTGCGCCCGTAGGCGTGGCAGTGGCCGTGGCGGGCGTGGCCTTTGTCGCGCTGGCGGGCTGGCGCCTTGTTCCGGCGCGCAAGGCCGCGGGGGCCGAGGGGTTCGAGACCGGCACCTATCTGACCGAAGTGCGCGTGCCCGAGGGCAGCAAGGCGGTCGGCATGACCCTGCGCCAGTTCGAAAACGAGATCGAGAACAGCGAGACGCAGATCGTGGGCTTGGTGCGCAACGAGGTGCGCATGACCGCCCCCCACGGCGGACGGCGCATCCGCGCGGAGGATATCCTGATCCTCGAGGCAAATGTCGAAACCCTAGCCAAGGCACTGTCGGCCTTGGGCATCAAGCTGGAGGAGCAGGGATCATCCTCGGGCGACCAGAGGCAGGAGGACGAGCCAGAGGCGAAGGTGACGGACACAGAGAGTGGCGAGGATAAACCAGAGCTTCGACGGGACGAGGATATCGTCCTGCGCGAACTGGCCGTGCTGCCCGGATCGAGCATTGTCGGGCGGTCGGCCAGCGATCTGCGGTTGCGCACGCGCTATGGTCTGAACCTTCTGGCGGTCTCGCGCGAGGGGCATCCGCCCCGGGCGCGGCTGCGGACGATCAGCCTGAGATCGGGCGACCTGCTGCTGATGCAGGGCCCAGCCGAGGTGATGGCGGATTTCATCGACGACACCGGCTGCGTGCCGCTGGGGGAACGCCATCTGCGCATCCCCGACACGCGCCTGGCCATCATCGCCGGGGCGATCATGCTGGGGTCGGTGGGGATCGTCACCGCCGGGTTGCTGCCCGCGGCGGCGGCTTTCACGCTGGGGGTCATCGCGTCGATGCTCCTGCGGACCGTGCCGCCGCGGCAGGTCTATACCGCGATCGACTGGCCAGTGATCGTTCTTCTGGGCGCCCTGATGCCGGTGGCGGGGGCGATGGAGGTGACGGGTGCCGCCGATGTGCTGGCGCGGCTGCTGGTGGACACGGTCGCGCAGGGCAATGCCATCGCGGCGCTGGCGGTGGTGCTGGTCACCACGATGTTCCTGTCCGATGTGATGAACAACGCGGCCACTGCCGCCGTGCTGTGCCCGATTGCCATGGGCATCGCGGCCACGCTGGGCGTCAATTCCGACAGCTATCTGATGGCGGTGGCAATCGGCGCATCCTGTGCTTTCCTGACCCCGATCGGGCACCAGAACAACACTCTGATCCTGGGCCCCGGCGGGTTCCGCTTTGGCGACTACTGGCGACTGGGCCTGCCGCTGGAGGTGCTGGTGGTCGCGGTGAGCATCCCGCTCCTACTCATAGTCTGGCCGCTATGA